One window from the genome of Opisthocomus hoazin isolate bOpiHoa1 chromosome 11, bOpiHoa1.hap1, whole genome shotgun sequence encodes:
- the SNTN gene encoding sentan yields MCGCRASVPSTKQYSVSQPAPASTKKSPSAVTGMPKRIPIAKQLASVKALEKGSDLEKAFATAALVYNNSADPEGKLSKAETKSLLQTQFGRFIQGQENKPKYQEIISALDEESENKIDFEDFMILLVSLTLMSDLLQEIKNVKTTK; encoded by the exons ATGTGTGGCTGCAGAGCAAGCGTTCCCAGCACCAAGCAGTACTCGGTCAGTCAGCCAGCTCCTGCTTCCACCAAAAAAAGCCCTTCGGCTGTGACAGGCATGCCCAAGCG CATACCTATAGCCAAGCAGCTGGCATCAGTCAAAG CTCTAGAAAAAGGCTCAGACCTTGAAAAAGCTTTTGCTACCGCAGCTTTGGTGTATAACAACTCTGCTGACCCCGAGGGCAAGCTCAGCAAAGCTGAAACCAAAAGCCTGCTGCAAACCCAGTTTGGGCGTTTCATACAG GGccaagaaaataaaccaaaataccAGGAAATCATTTCTGCCCTGGATGAGGAGTCAGAGAACAAAATTGATTTTGAAGATTTCATGATCTTGTTAGTCAGTCTCACTCTAATGTCTGACTTGCTGCAAGAGATCAAAAATGTGAAAACTACAAAATGA